TGGACTTCAGCTTGAAGCTAAAGCCTTTTGGCATATCCGGAGTAGGGTTCGAGAAGTTCACTTTTACCGTGCCGTCAGAATCTACACCATTGTCCGTCTTCGTTTCGTTCACAGTAACATTACCGGTCAGAGCAACAGGGTTAGAGGAGTATTCGTCTGCCGCTACGAGTGCAAAGTCATACTTTCCGGTTGTTTTCTTGTCTTGCTTAGTTGTATCGAAAGTAGTCGAGAGGTCCAGAATTGGCTGGTCGGTCTCCTTCATCAGGATGCTGAACTTGCCCTTTGTCTTGTCTTTTTCTTTTGTCGCTCTGTAGGTGAAAGACATTTCGCCATTTTGCTGATCAGACAGGTTGTGCAGGGAGTAACGGTAGTACGTTTCTGCGCCTTTATCGTAAGAAACACTGTTGTAGACCAATTGATCTTTTTTCCCTTTGTCGTCGACCAAGAGTTTGCGGGACAAGATTTGATGATCGCTATTCACAAGCACGACCATCTTCAATTGCTCAGTTGATTTGGCGTTTGTATCTTCTGTATCCTTGATGATGTCATCGAAGGCTTGCTCGTAATCCTTCTTGAATTCTTCTTTGCTGATTTCTTCTACTTTGTAGCCACTGTCGAGCATCAGTGTAGCCACATTGTGGTAGCGGCTGTAGATCAGGTCAAACAGCTTCTGGTCTGCTTTTGCTTTCTCGGCAATTTGCTTCGTCAGAGCCGCGCCTTCTTGGGCGTTAAAGGTAACAGTGATCTCTCGTGCATCTTCCTTGAGACCTTCTTCAGAGAAAGAAACGTCTTTTTTGATGCTTACCTGGCTGTCTTTGATGCTGTCAGCATACAGCAAGGCATATGGAGTCATGACTGTTTTGAGTTCATCTTGGTTAAAATTGATCGCTTCATTTAAATCGCTATAGCGTACGAAGCGCTTTGGCAGTTCCTCGCCGCCCAGCTTTTGCTTAAGTGCATCGCGATCTTTCAGGTCCATATAAGCGTATTTAGAGTAAAACTCCGGTAGCTTGAAGCCCATAACAGAATCATTCATGAAGTACTCTAGAGAAGCCAGCTTTTTATCTTGTAGGTGAACTTCCAGGTTCCCCGATTGTTGATTTTTCTGTTCATCGATGTTGCTTTGCATCACGATCTTCGCTTTGCCCAGCATGTCGAGAATTTTTTGCGCCTGTGGGTCTGGGATGGTTGCATCTAGGGCAATGTCACTCAACTCAGTGGTGGAGTGAACTGGTTTTTCCAAGTACGGCTTCATGTAGTCTTGGTATTCCCCGTAAGCTTTGGATACGTCGCTAGAAAACTTCATCATGCTCTCCGCTTCCGCTTGCAGGTAAATCGTTTTTGCACTCTTAAACAAGTCGTACTTTGCATAGGCTGTTCCTAAACCACCCAGCACAACGACAGCCGCTGCCCCCGCGATCAGCCATGCTTTTTTCTTGCTTTTGCGCGGTGGGTTCACGTTTGTTGCAGTTTCCATCTTTTCTCTCCCCTTTTGTTCTCTCTCTTTGGTGAGTCCAATGTGCGTAATGATTTTGCGCACTCGATTTTGTATTGTACCATAAGGGGGAAAAAGGAGAACGATTTCCAGTAAATTTCTTCAAAAATGAGGAAGAAAGACCCAAAAAGTTGCATTCTTCCTACTTTTGTATGCATATAGAACACAGAAAAAGCGACAGCAGGGGGGAGATCACGTGGATTTTCGCGTGCTGCAAACGTTTATGGTCGCGGCCACGACAGAAAATTTTCACCAGACAGCAGAAGCGTTGTTCATTGCGCAGCCTACTGTCAGCCAGCATATACGTCAATTGGAAAAGGAATTGGGGATCAAGCTGTTTGAACGGGTTGGCAAACGCGTTCGGTTAACGGCTGCGGGCAAACGCTACTTGCCACATGCAAAAGGACTTCTTCAACAGTGGCATAGCAGTATGGAGGACTTGCAGGCTTGGAGACAGGGCTATCGGGAGAAGCTGCAACTGGCTGTTTCCCCGATTATTGCCCGTGCTCGTTTTTCCCATTTGCTGCACCGTTACACCAAGCTCTGTCCCGATGTAGATATCTCGATTAAAATTGTCGACTCCGTGGAAATTGGCCCACTGGTGCAAAATGGACAGGCTGATCTGGGCCTGACCCGGATGGTGCCAGGGGAATTCCAGTTGTCTACTTATCTTTTGTACGAAGATCCTATTGTCTTTGCAGTCCCTCACAGCGGCGGAGATATGGAGGCGCCCTTGCCTGATTGGGAGCAAGAGGTGCAAGCGAACCGTCTGCTGACCCATAATCACCCGGGCTATTGGGATGAGTTGCTGTTGCTTTTGCGTCAGAGGGGGCTTTCCTTGCGTACGATGGCTGTTTCGCAGGTAGACATTACAAAGCGATTCATCGAGGATGGGTTGGGTGTTTCCTTTTTGCCTCGGACGGCTGTCGATCGGGATTTGTTTGAAAACCGTTTTATTGAACTACCCACACCAGGCCTTGTTTTGCCGAAGGTCGCTTCTTATTTGCTGGTACCTAAAGCAGGAATTAGCGAGCCAGCGCAGCATTTTATGGAAATCTTGCATTCCTTGTATCCACCGATGCCGCTTGTTCAGCCGGGTGGACGGACATAGAAGATAACAAGCCTGTAAGGTAGAGGTAAGGTGAATCAATAGTTTTGATGAGTATATGTATGCTACACTGAACCCTGCTTAAAGACAGCAGGAGGGAATGACGAATATGCAGGCGGAACCAATCACACAGAAGGATCGGATTTATTCTATTGATATTGTAAGGGGATTGGCATTGTTCGGGATTTTGCTAGTGAACTTGCCTAGCTTTATCATGTATTCGGAAGACGTTCGTATGCCAATAGAGGCAGGGATCGATGCATGGATTCGCTTGAGCTATGATTTATTCATTCAAACGAAGTTTTTCGGGATTTTTTCGTTTCTGTTTGGCTTGGGTTTTTACATTTTCATGTCACGGGCTGAACAACGTGGACAAAAAGTATTTCGTCTCTTCAGCAGACGGTTGTTCGCGATGTTTTTCATTGGTGTGATTCACGTTATTTTGTGGTTTGGAGATATTTTGACGGTGTATGCGCTTCTCGGCTTTTTACTGATGCCTTTTTATCGAAGAAAGTCTTCTACGATTCTAGCATGGGCAGCCAGTCTGGGAGGAGTGTACATGCTCACTCAAGGCGTGGCACTTGTACAGACGCTTAATGGTCAAGAAGTATATCCATTTGTAGCATCACTCCAGACGACACTGATACCGATCTTTGTGATGTTCCTGTTTGGTTTGTACGCGGGAAAACGCGGTTTCATTGCTCAAATTCGCGAGCATAAACCGTTGTTAAAACGAATCGCTACTACAACTCTGGCAATCAGTCTTCCAATCGCAGCAGGGATTGTGTGCGCGAGCGGTGTCGTCTTTGGTTCAAAGCTTGAACAAGTGAATAAAATATTGGTTGACCTGAGTACACTGCCTATGGCGCTGTGCTTGATAGCCAGCTTGTTTCTGTTGCTGGATCGAGAGTCGGCAAGGAAGGTTCTCCAGCCATTTGCCTACACAGGACAAATGGGGTTAACGACTTATTTGGGTCAGACAGTCATCATGACCATTCTGATTCCTTTGTTCGGTATTACGGCCATGCCGCTCTCTTCTTGGCTTTTGCTCGCGCTTCCGATCTATGCGTTTCAATTACTCGCAAGCTGGTTGTGGCTGAAGCGTTTTAATCGAGGTCCGATGGAAAAGCTGTGGCGCTTCCTGACGTACGGACGTAAAAAGAAGGCAGTTCCAGCTCCTGCTAACTGATTGTAAAACGTGATCAAAAATCCGGTTTTCTTTTATTTCCCTTCACGATTATGAATCGATTATACTGAAGAGAAAAGAGACGAAAATGGAGTGGTGATGATGACAAAACAACATCCTTTGGCTATCGGCTTGGATGGTATCGCCGTAGCAGAAACAGACCTTAGTTTGGTGGATGGAATTAATGGACTGCTGGTGTACCGCGGTCATTGGGCGCGTGATTTGGCTATTCACCACACATTTGAGGAAGTGGCACACCTGCTCTGGTTCGGACATTTGCCGAGCGAGCAGGAGCTGACGGATTTAAAAGATAAGCTCAAAGCAAACCGTGAGCTGCCGGAGCATGTAAAAGGAATTTTGAAGCTGATCCCAGCAGATGTAGATATGATGAGTGTCCTGCGTACAGGCGTTTCGGCCCTGGGTAGTTCCTCGCACGGCTTCCCGCCAACCATCGATGAGGTGATTGCGCTGGCTGCCAAGATGCCAACAATCGTTGCGTATCGTTTTGCTTGTCTGGAGGGCCTCGAGCCGCTGGCACCGAATCCAGAGCTGGATCATACAGCGAACTATCTGTATATGCTCAAGGGCGTAAAGCCGAATGCGGCACATGTACGTGCACTCGATGCATACCTGATTTTGACACAGGAGCATGGCATGAATGCATCGACATTCTCCGGTCGTGTCGTGAGCTCGACTGAATCTGATCTGATTTCTTCCATTACGGCAGCTATCGGAACCCTAAAAGGGCCGTTGCACGGCGGAGCACCATCCGAAGTGACGGAGATGATCGAGGCGATCGGCACGAAGGAAAATGCAGAGCCGTGGCTGCGCAACAAGCTGGAGAGCGGCGGACGTTTGATGGGCTTCGGACACCGTGTCTATAAAACGATCGATCCGCGTGCAACTGCTCTGCGCGTCGTTGCATCCGAGCTGTCGTCCAACGATCCGTGGTTCGATCTGGCGACACACGTAGAAAAAGTAGGCTTGCAGCTGCTGGAAGAGTACAAACCAGGCCGCAAGCTGAATACAAACGTAGAGTTTTTTGCCGCAGCTGTCATGCGCGCAGTTGGCTTGGATGACAATTTGTTTACACCGACATTTGCTGTGAGCCGTGTGGTTGGCTGGAGTGCGCACATTCTGGAGCAGGCAGGCAATAACCGCATCATTCGCCCGCAATCCAATTACATTGGCACGATGCCAGAATAATAAAGACGTTAATTATAAAAGCTATCCGTTATGCGGATGGCTTTTTTTCGTGGTTTATAAATGTGGCTGTGGTGGAGAGAAGAATATTTCCAGTCTAGGCTCCAGGCTCCGTCCCGCTGAGGGCTGAGACTGTCCGCTCCGAAGGGATTCGCGGGGAAACGCAAAAGTGGTAGCCGCTACGTCGCATGGGCACGGTTGCGTTTCTTTTGCCCGCGAATCCCTTCTCCGCTCGGTCGGACTCCACAAGTCGCTACGTCTGGAAATATTCTTCTCTGTCGTAACAGATTACATCCTTATATTCTTTTAAGTCTTTTTAAAACCCGTTTAAGCAGGAAAAGCTCGTAGAGGAAACAGGAGAAAACAGCGAAGATCTTAGGGACACCGACCGAGACGCAATGCAAAAAGGGAAACACGCCCTTAAGCGTCCACCTCTGATACACATCCTTGAAGATACCACTTTGGACGCGGTTTCGCTTTTTGCATGAAGTCGTACAGTCAATCCCACAGCGGGTGGCCCTAGAATCTGAGCGTTTTCTCCTGTTTCCTCCCCACCACTACAGCCGGAAAAATTGTTTTAACAAAGTGCAACTTGGGATTGCAGAACATGCTTACTTTTGGCATGATAATGAAAAAAAGTAAGGAGTGGAGCAAATGGCGTTGTTGTCTACCCCGTTTCAGTTTAAAGGACTTAGCTTGAAAAATCGGATTGTCATGCCGCCGATGTGCCAATACTCCGTGGATGCACACGAT
The window above is part of the Brevibacillus brevis NBRC 100599 genome. Proteins encoded here:
- a CDS encoding LysR family transcriptional regulator; the encoded protein is MDFRVLQTFMVAATTENFHQTAEALFIAQPTVSQHIRQLEKELGIKLFERVGKRVRLTAAGKRYLPHAKGLLQQWHSSMEDLQAWRQGYREKLQLAVSPIIARARFSHLLHRYTKLCPDVDISIKIVDSVEIGPLVQNGQADLGLTRMVPGEFQLSTYLLYEDPIVFAVPHSGGDMEAPLPDWEQEVQANRLLTHNHPGYWDELLLLLRQRGLSLRTMAVSQVDITKRFIEDGLGVSFLPRTAVDRDLFENRFIELPTPGLVLPKVASYLLVPKAGISEPAQHFMEILHSLYPPMPLVQPGGRT
- a CDS encoding citrate synthase/methylcitrate synthase, encoding MTKQHPLAIGLDGIAVAETDLSLVDGINGLLVYRGHWARDLAIHHTFEEVAHLLWFGHLPSEQELTDLKDKLKANRELPEHVKGILKLIPADVDMMSVLRTGVSALGSSSHGFPPTIDEVIALAAKMPTIVAYRFACLEGLEPLAPNPELDHTANYLYMLKGVKPNAAHVRALDAYLILTQEHGMNASTFSGRVVSSTESDLISSITAAIGTLKGPLHGGAPSEVTEMIEAIGTKENAEPWLRNKLESGGRLMGFGHRVYKTIDPRATALRVVASELSSNDPWFDLATHVEKVGLQLLEEYKPGRKLNTNVEFFAAAVMRAVGLDDNLFTPTFAVSRVVGWSAHILEQAGNNRIIRPQSNYIGTMPE
- a CDS encoding DUF418 domain-containing protein — encoded protein: MTNMQAEPITQKDRIYSIDIVRGLALFGILLVNLPSFIMYSEDVRMPIEAGIDAWIRLSYDLFIQTKFFGIFSFLFGLGFYIFMSRAEQRGQKVFRLFSRRLFAMFFIGVIHVILWFGDILTVYALLGFLLMPFYRRKSSTILAWAASLGGVYMLTQGVALVQTLNGQEVYPFVASLQTTLIPIFVMFLFGLYAGKRGFIAQIREHKPLLKRIATTTLAISLPIAAGIVCASGVVFGSKLEQVNKILVDLSTLPMALCLIASLFLLLDRESARKVLQPFAYTGQMGLTTYLGQTVIMTILIPLFGITAMPLSSWLLLALPIYAFQLLASWLWLKRFNRGPMEKLWRFLTYGRKKKAVPAPAN
- a CDS encoding DUF6583 family protein produces the protein METATNVNPPRKSKKKAWLIAGAAAVVVLGGLGTAYAKYDLFKSAKTIYLQAEAESMMKFSSDVSKAYGEYQDYMKPYLEKPVHSTTELSDIALDATIPDPQAQKILDMLGKAKIVMQSNIDEQKNQQSGNLEVHLQDKKLASLEYFMNDSVMGFKLPEFYSKYAYMDLKDRDALKQKLGGEELPKRFVRYSDLNEAINFNQDELKTVMTPYALLYADSIKDSQVSIKKDVSFSEEGLKEDAREITVTFNAQEGAALTKQIAEKAKADQKLFDLIYSRYHNVATLMLDSGYKVEEISKEEFKKDYEQAFDDIIKDTEDTNAKSTEQLKMVVLVNSDHQILSRKLLVDDKGKKDQLVYNSVSYDKGAETYYRYSLHNLSDQQNGEMSFTYRATKEKDKTKGKFSILMKETDQPILDLSTTFDTTKQDKKTTGKYDFALVAADEYSSNPVALTGNVTVNETKTDNGVDSDGTVKVNFSNPTPDMPKGFSFKLKSKAEFGKALEIPAMTADNSINFVTVSDQQMMEAQQEVMQNADKFMNEHAELVQQFMGP